The Mycolicibacterium flavescens genome has a segment encoding these proteins:
- the poxB gene encoding thiamine pyrophosphate protein, which produces MPDQTVADYLLERLRAWGVRRVFAYPGDGINAILAAWGRADDDPQFVQSRHEEMSAFEAVGYAKFGGATFGVCMATSGPGAVHLLNGLYDAKLDHVPVVAIVGQTNRSAMGGSYQQEIDLLSLYKDVAADYVQMVTVPEQLPNVLDRAIRTAVARRCPTALIIPADVQELPYRPPRHAFKMVPSSLGVDWPAVNADDAAIARAAEILNAGTKVAMLVGNGARGAAAELAETAELLGAGAAKALLGKDVLSDELPWVTGAIGLLGTRPSYELMRDCDTLLTIGSSFPYTQFLPDFGQTRSVQIDIDPTMIGMRYPYDVNLVADAKSALRGLIPHLQYKSDRSWRSTVESNVSRWWETMAKEAAVSTDRVNPLRLFSELSAQLPGNAIVTADSGSAANWYARQLRFGPGVRGSLSGTLATMGPGIPYAIGAKFAHPDRPVIALVGDGAMQMNGMAELITIKHYHQQWSDRRLIVAVLHNNDLNQVTWEMRAMNGSPKFAASQTLPDVDYAGFAASLGLQAHTVRDPDGLADAWRSALSADRPTVLDVHTDPNMPPIPPHATFEQAKATATAVLKGDEDSRSFIKEGIKTKAQEFMPHTRS; this is translated from the coding sequence ATGCCCGACCAAACCGTCGCTGATTACTTGCTCGAACGGTTACGCGCCTGGGGTGTTCGCCGCGTATTCGCATATCCGGGTGATGGGATCAACGCGATCCTGGCAGCCTGGGGCCGCGCCGACGACGATCCTCAGTTCGTGCAGTCCCGCCACGAAGAGATGAGCGCGTTCGAGGCGGTCGGCTACGCCAAGTTCGGCGGCGCGACATTCGGCGTCTGCATGGCGACGTCAGGCCCCGGGGCGGTACATCTGCTCAACGGCCTCTACGACGCCAAACTCGACCACGTACCGGTGGTGGCCATCGTCGGACAGACCAATCGCAGCGCGATGGGCGGGTCCTATCAACAGGAGATCGACCTGCTGAGCCTCTATAAGGACGTCGCCGCCGACTACGTGCAGATGGTGACCGTGCCCGAGCAGCTTCCCAATGTCCTCGACCGGGCGATCCGCACCGCGGTGGCGAGGCGGTGCCCCACGGCCTTGATCATTCCGGCCGACGTGCAGGAGCTCCCCTACCGCCCACCCCGACACGCCTTCAAGATGGTGCCGTCAAGTCTGGGTGTCGACTGGCCGGCGGTAAACGCCGATGACGCGGCCATCGCGCGGGCCGCCGAGATCCTCAATGCCGGAACCAAAGTCGCGATGTTGGTCGGCAACGGCGCCAGAGGCGCTGCGGCCGAACTGGCCGAGACCGCTGAGCTGCTCGGCGCCGGAGCTGCCAAGGCCCTGTTGGGCAAGGACGTGCTGTCCGACGAACTGCCATGGGTGACCGGTGCGATCGGCCTGCTGGGCACCCGGCCCAGCTACGAGTTGATGCGTGACTGCGACACGCTGCTCACGATCGGATCGAGCTTCCCCTACACCCAGTTCCTTCCCGACTTCGGACAGACCCGCAGCGTGCAGATCGACATCGATCCCACCATGATCGGAATGCGCTACCCCTACGACGTGAACCTGGTGGCCGATGCGAAATCCGCTCTGCGCGGTCTCATTCCGCATCTGCAATACAAATCCGACAGATCGTGGCGGTCCACGGTCGAATCGAACGTCAGCCGCTGGTGGGAGACCATGGCCAAGGAGGCCGCCGTCAGTACCGACCGTGTCAACCCGCTGCGGCTCTTCTCCGAACTCTCCGCGCAGCTGCCCGGCAACGCGATCGTCACCGCCGATTCCGGATCCGCCGCCAACTGGTATGCCCGGCAGCTGCGCTTCGGGCCGGGCGTGCGCGGTTCGCTGTCCGGAACGCTGGCGACCATGGGCCCGGGGATTCCGTACGCCATCGGCGCCAAGTTCGCCCACCCGGACCGGCCCGTCATCGCCCTCGTCGGCGACGGTGCCATGCAGATGAACGGTATGGCCGAACTCATCACGATCAAGCACTACCACCAGCAGTGGTCGGACCGCCGCCTGATCGTGGCGGTCCTGCACAACAACGACCTCAACCAGGTGACCTGGGAGATGCGTGCGATGAACGGATCACCGAAATTCGCGGCGTCACAGACTCTTCCGGATGTTGACTACGCCGGCTTCGCCGCCAGCCTTGGACTTCAGGCACACACCGTGCGTGACCCCGACGGGCTCGCCGACGCGTGGCGTTCCGCGCTCTCGGCCGACCGGCCGACGGTGCTCGACGTGCACACCGACCCCAACATGCCACCCATTCCGCCACACGCCACCTTCGAACAAGCCAAAGCCACCGCCACCGCAGTGCTCAAGGGTGATGAGGACAGTCGCAGCTTCATCAAGGAAGGCATCAAAACCAAGGCGCAAGAGTTCATGCCGCACACACGCTCATGA
- a CDS encoding mandelate racemase/muconate lactonizing enzyme: protein MITDDAVRTGIPAATVDALRVTAYRIPTEAPEADGTLAWDHTTLVVVNADCGDITGTGWTYGHPACADVITRSLVTHVVGRDALDGAAAFDAMAKAVRNFGRSGIAGQALSAVDVALWDLKARVLGMPLHRLLGAVRDSVPVYGSGGFTTYGPHQMGDQLLGWVRDHGITRVKIKIGQSWGTRTRRDVSRMRQARAAIGDETALMVDANGGYTAKQAVRVMSEVADLAITWLEEPVSSDDLSGLRAVRDAVGADVTAGEYGHRLADFVPLCSAVDCLQIDASRCGGITGWQQVAALAAAHHL from the coding sequence ATGATCACCGACGACGCTGTCCGCACCGGAATTCCCGCCGCCACCGTCGATGCGCTGCGCGTCACGGCGTACCGCATCCCCACCGAAGCGCCGGAGGCCGACGGGACACTGGCCTGGGATCACACCACGCTGGTGGTGGTCAACGCCGACTGCGGCGACATCACCGGAACGGGGTGGACGTACGGGCATCCGGCTTGCGCCGACGTCATCACCCGAAGCCTCGTCACTCACGTTGTCGGGCGGGACGCGCTCGACGGCGCGGCGGCGTTCGACGCCATGGCCAAGGCCGTGCGGAACTTCGGGCGCAGCGGCATTGCGGGACAGGCGCTCTCCGCGGTCGACGTGGCGCTGTGGGACCTCAAAGCCCGGGTTCTAGGCATGCCGCTACACCGGCTCCTCGGCGCCGTGCGCGACAGCGTCCCCGTCTACGGCAGTGGCGGGTTCACCACCTACGGCCCCCACCAGATGGGGGACCAACTGCTCGGCTGGGTGCGTGACCACGGCATCACCCGCGTAAAGATCAAGATCGGGCAGTCGTGGGGCACACGCACCAGACGCGACGTGTCGCGGATGCGGCAGGCCCGGGCCGCGATCGGCGACGAAACCGCACTGATGGTCGACGCAAACGGTGGCTACACCGCCAAACAGGCCGTCCGGGTGATGTCCGAGGTTGCCGACCTCGCCATCACCTGGCTGGAAGAGCCGGTCTCATCCGACGACCTCTCCGGCCTGCGAGCCGTACGCGACGCGGTCGGCGCCGATGTCACGGCGGGCGAATACGGCCACCGGCTGGCCGATTTCGTCCCGCTGTGTTCCGCGGTCGATTGCCTGCAGATTGACGCATCGCGGTGCGGCGGCATCACCGGTTGGCAGCAGGTGGCCGCGCTCGCCGCCGCACACCATCTGTGA
- a CDS encoding FAD/FMN-dependent dehydrogenase: protein MSTSSLIYSKLAAELNRRMAGEVRFDPGSRAAYSTDASNYRQVPIGVVVPDTPDDAVEAIAVCRDNDVPVLSRGGGTSLAGQCCNAAVVLDWSKYCTRIRTVDVDRGTAVVEPGIKLDVLNDRLADTGWMVGPKPSTHVSCTIGGMIGNNSCGSTAQAYGKMVDSVRALEILTYDGIQRWIGPTEDRDIDRIIASGGRLAEIYGGLRSIVTEFGDDIRERYPHIPRRVSGYNLDSLLPDNGFDLAKGLAGSESTLVTVLCAEIDLVRRPAASALALLGFDDIAAAADAVPAVLEHEPAALEGLDQRLVELEHSRRLAEKALHQLPRGGGWLMVQMDGGDQDQADHRAKAMIEAVQAAAGCDAKVLSDPAHKKQVWAAREAGLGATAYPPVGPETHEGWEDAAVPPHRLGDYLRDFHSLLDRYGYGTSSLYGHFGQGCVHTRIPFDLRTSDGIAAYRRFAHDAAHLVVDYGGSLSGEHGDGQSRGELLPIMFGHRVVRAFEKTKALFDPDNRMNPGKVVNPYRLDDNLRFGTGYLPIEPATAFAYAEDGHRFSHAAARCVGVGKCRGDESGVMCPSYRATGEEHHSTRGRARLLFEMLQQDVITDGWASTEIRDALDLCLACKGCLSDCPVNVDMATYKAEFLFHHYRRRLRPMAHYTMGWIPLWARIATGAPRAVNALTHTPHLDGAIKVLGGIDSHRDLPRFAARRFTRWWRDQPLLTGGRESVILFADTFTNNFDPDIGRDAVKVLRSAGFSVTVPSNTLCCGLTWISTGQLGVAKKVLARTLRALRPALRTGTPIVVLEPSCAAVFRSDATNLLRGNEDAHRLAAQTYTIGELLHLRADDWEPPRIGGHAVVQPHCHQHAVLHYAEEKAVLEDAGVDARVLDAGCCGLAGNFGFQRGHHNVSVACAEDKLLPALRGVDPETMVLADGFSCRTQIRDLTENCTPRHTASVLAGALRERKEQR from the coding sequence ATGAGCACTTCCTCACTGATCTATTCCAAGCTCGCCGCCGAGCTGAATCGCCGCATGGCGGGTGAGGTCCGGTTCGACCCCGGCTCGCGAGCGGCCTACTCCACCGACGCATCGAACTACCGCCAGGTCCCGATCGGCGTGGTCGTGCCGGATACGCCGGACGATGCGGTCGAAGCCATCGCGGTATGTCGCGACAACGACGTCCCAGTCCTCTCCCGCGGCGGCGGCACCAGCTTGGCCGGTCAGTGCTGCAATGCCGCCGTGGTGCTCGACTGGAGCAAGTACTGCACCCGCATCCGCACGGTCGACGTCGACAGGGGCACCGCGGTCGTCGAACCCGGCATCAAGCTCGACGTTCTCAACGACCGTCTGGCGGACACCGGATGGATGGTGGGCCCGAAACCCTCTACGCATGTCAGTTGCACGATCGGCGGAATGATCGGCAACAATTCGTGCGGCTCGACCGCGCAGGCGTACGGAAAGATGGTCGACTCGGTTCGCGCCCTGGAGATCCTGACCTACGACGGCATCCAACGCTGGATCGGCCCGACCGAGGACCGCGACATCGACCGAATCATCGCCTCGGGAGGACGGCTCGCCGAAATCTACGGTGGGCTGCGCTCGATCGTCACCGAGTTCGGGGACGACATTCGCGAGCGCTACCCCCACATTCCACGCCGGGTGTCGGGCTACAACCTCGATAGCCTGTTGCCCGACAACGGCTTTGACCTCGCAAAGGGGTTGGCCGGAAGCGAGAGCACGCTTGTCACCGTGCTGTGCGCCGAGATCGACCTGGTTCGCCGGCCCGCGGCGAGCGCCCTGGCGCTACTCGGCTTCGACGACATCGCCGCCGCCGCCGACGCCGTACCGGCCGTGCTCGAGCACGAGCCGGCAGCGCTTGAAGGCCTCGATCAGCGGCTGGTCGAACTCGAGCACTCACGGCGGTTGGCCGAAAAGGCCCTCCACCAGCTGCCCCGCGGAGGCGGTTGGCTCATGGTGCAAATGGACGGCGGGGACCAGGATCAGGCCGATCACCGCGCCAAGGCGATGATCGAGGCCGTGCAGGCGGCGGCCGGCTGCGACGCCAAGGTCCTCAGCGATCCCGCACACAAGAAGCAGGTGTGGGCCGCCCGGGAAGCCGGGCTGGGCGCGACGGCCTATCCACCGGTCGGCCCCGAGACGCACGAAGGATGGGAGGATGCGGCGGTCCCGCCGCACCGGTTGGGTGATTACCTGCGCGACTTTCATTCCCTGCTCGATCGCTACGGCTACGGAACATCGTCGCTCTACGGGCATTTCGGTCAAGGATGCGTGCACACCCGGATCCCGTTCGACCTGCGCACCTCCGACGGCATCGCCGCATACCGTCGGTTCGCCCACGACGCCGCCCACCTCGTCGTCGATTACGGCGGGTCGCTGTCCGGGGAACACGGCGACGGTCAGTCACGCGGCGAACTGTTGCCGATCATGTTCGGCCACCGCGTCGTTCGGGCGTTCGAGAAGACCAAGGCACTCTTCGATCCCGACAACCGGATGAATCCGGGAAAGGTCGTCAACCCATACCGTCTCGACGACAACCTGCGGTTCGGTACCGGATATCTACCGATCGAGCCGGCGACGGCGTTCGCCTACGCCGAAGACGGGCACCGCTTCTCGCATGCGGCGGCGCGGTGCGTCGGCGTAGGGAAGTGCCGCGGTGACGAGTCCGGAGTGATGTGTCCTAGTTACCGCGCCACCGGGGAGGAGCACCATTCGACCCGCGGGCGGGCGCGGCTGCTGTTCGAGATGCTGCAGCAAGACGTCATCACCGACGGCTGGGCGTCGACCGAGATCCGCGACGCCCTCGATCTGTGCCTGGCGTGCAAGGGCTGCCTGAGCGACTGCCCGGTCAACGTCGACATGGCAACGTACAAGGCGGAGTTCCTTTTTCACCACTACCGTCGTCGCCTGCGTCCCATGGCCCACTACACCATGGGATGGATACCGCTGTGGGCCCGAATAGCCACGGGCGCACCGCGAGCCGTCAACGCCCTGACACACACACCGCACCTGGACGGGGCGATCAAGGTCCTCGGCGGGATCGACTCGCATCGAGACCTCCCGCGGTTCGCGGCGCGACGGTTCACCCGATGGTGGCGCGATCAGCCGCTGCTGACCGGAGGCCGCGAGTCGGTCATCCTGTTCGCGGACACCTTCACCAACAACTTCGATCCGGATATCGGCCGCGACGCTGTCAAGGTGCTCCGATCGGCCGGCTTCAGCGTCACCGTTCCCAGCAACACGCTCTGTTGTGGGCTCACGTGGATCTCGACCGGCCAACTCGGTGTCGCGAAAAAGGTTCTGGCAAGGACGTTGCGAGCCCTTCGGCCCGCGCTGCGCACCGGTACTCCGATCGTCGTTCTCGAACCCAGTTGCGCGGCGGTGTTCCGCTCCGATGCGACGAACCTGTTGCGCGGCAACGAGGATGCACACCGACTCGCCGCGCAGACGTACACGATCGGTGAACTTCTGCACCTCAGGGCGGACGACTGGGAACCACCGCGGATCGGCGGCCACGCCGTCGTGCAGCCGCACTGTCATCAGCACGCGGTGCTGCACTACGCCGAGGAGAAGGCGGTTCTCGAGGACGCCGGTGTCGACGCCCGAGTGCTCGATGCCGGATGCTGCGGCCTTGCAGGGAATTTCGGTTTCCAACGTGGACATCACAACGTATCGGTGGCATGCGCCGAGGACAAACTGCTCCCCGCGCTGCGCGGCGTGGACCCCGAGACGATGGTGCTCGCCGACGGATTCAGCTGCCGAACACAGATCCGCGACCTGACCGAGAACTGCACCCCGCGTCACACAGCTTCCGTCCTCGCCGGAGCGCTACGAGAACGAAAGGAGCAACGATGA
- a CDS encoding ANTAR domain-containing protein: protein MTLTWSAEDQATRVTVAAPVTEAERLRLEIDQLRDKLAGLPMIEQAKGMLMQTFGLSDEQAFDVLRMLSQISNVRVRQVAGSVVEIWTRCGPRPDFDAAAESLLSLRDILRTPDGALSHA, encoded by the coding sequence ATGACCCTCACCTGGTCCGCCGAAGACCAGGCCACCCGCGTGACGGTCGCTGCACCTGTCACCGAGGCCGAACGGCTGCGGCTCGAAATCGATCAGCTGCGGGACAAGCTCGCCGGTCTCCCCATGATCGAACAAGCCAAAGGGATGCTGATGCAGACCTTCGGCCTCAGTGACGAGCAGGCATTCGACGTCCTTCGCATGCTGTCTCAGATCAGCAATGTCCGGGTCCGCCAGGTCGCGGGATCTGTCGTCGAAATCTGGACCCGCTGCGGACCCCGGCCCGACTTCGACGCCGCGGCCGAGTCCCTACTGTCCCTGCGCGACATCCTGCGCACACCCGATGGCGCGCTGTCCCACGCCTGA
- the mntH_2 gene encoding Natural resistance-associated macrophage protein, which translates to MKRIFAVALGILTAIGGFLDIGDLVTNAVVGSRFGLALAWVVPVGVLGICLFAQMSGRVAAVSGRATFEIIRERLGPRTAAANLSASFFINLMTVTAEIGGVALALQLATDVGPNLWFPVAAFAVWVVIWRVKFSHMENFAGMLGLALIVFAVAVFLLSPDWGDLASQATAPTIPESESAATYWYFAVALFGAAMTPYEVFFFSSGAVEEGWTVKDLSTSRLNVLVGFPLGGVLSVAIAACATIVLLPAQIEVTSLSEVVMPIVTAGGQLALAFAIVGIVAATFGAALETTLSSGYTLAQFFGWTWGKFRRPAEASRFHVVMLVALIVCTAVLFSGVDPIQVTEFSVVFSAIALPLTYLPILIVANDPGYMGEHVNGRVTNALASVYLVIILAASLAAIPLMILTGAGQ; encoded by the coding sequence ATGAAACGCATCTTCGCGGTAGCCCTCGGCATCCTCACCGCCATCGGCGGCTTCCTCGACATCGGCGACCTGGTGACCAATGCCGTGGTCGGTTCGCGGTTCGGTCTCGCGCTCGCGTGGGTGGTCCCTGTCGGGGTGCTCGGCATCTGCCTCTTCGCGCAGATGTCCGGCCGGGTGGCCGCGGTCAGCGGGCGGGCCACATTCGAGATCATCCGTGAACGGCTCGGGCCACGCACTGCCGCAGCCAATCTCAGCGCCTCGTTTTTCATCAACCTGATGACCGTCACCGCCGAGATCGGCGGTGTCGCGCTGGCTTTGCAGCTGGCCACCGACGTCGGCCCCAATCTCTGGTTCCCGGTAGCGGCGTTCGCGGTCTGGGTCGTCATCTGGCGGGTGAAGTTCTCCCATATGGAGAACTTCGCCGGCATGCTCGGATTGGCGCTGATCGTCTTCGCCGTCGCGGTGTTCCTGCTGTCACCCGACTGGGGCGACCTGGCCTCCCAGGCCACTGCCCCGACCATCCCGGAGAGCGAATCGGCGGCCACCTACTGGTACTTCGCGGTCGCGCTGTTCGGAGCGGCGATGACGCCCTACGAAGTGTTCTTCTTCTCCTCCGGCGCAGTGGAAGAAGGTTGGACCGTCAAGGATCTCAGTACCTCACGGCTCAACGTGCTGGTCGGTTTCCCGCTGGGCGGCGTGCTCTCGGTCGCGATCGCCGCCTGCGCGACGATCGTGCTGCTGCCCGCGCAGATCGAGGTCACCTCGCTGTCGGAGGTGGTCATGCCGATCGTGACCGCAGGCGGCCAACTCGCCCTGGCGTTCGCCATCGTCGGTATCGTCGCCGCCACCTTCGGCGCCGCGTTGGAGACCACGTTGTCCTCCGGCTACACCCTGGCCCAGTTCTTCGGCTGGACGTGGGGCAAATTCCGTCGTCCGGCCGAGGCGTCGCGTTTTCACGTCGTGATGCTCGTGGCGTTGATCGTCTGTACCGCAGTACTTTTCAGCGGAGTGGATCCGATCCAGGTGACCGAGTTCTCGGTGGTGTTCTCCGCTATCGCGTTGCCGCTGACGTATCTGCCGATCCTGATCGTGGCCAATGACCCGGGGTACATGGGTGAGCACGTGAACGGCCGGGTCACCAACGCCTTGGCATCGGTGTATCTGGTCATCATCCTCGCCGCCTCACTGGCCGCGATCCCGCTGATGATCCTCACAGGAGCGGGCCAATGA
- the cdsA gene encoding CDP-diglyceride synthetase, translating into MTEQQKGPVAETPVDEPPKKKSRAGRDLPAAIGVGVLLGAMAIGILLFWPIGWLPVLAVFIPIATHEMIRRLREAGYDLPAVPLLLGGQAMIWLSWPFGPAGVLGAYGGTVVVCMVWRLVGHGLRHQPVNYLRDIAAAVLLSTWVPLFASFSALLIFQDHGGGRVFTVIATVVFADIGGYVAGVLFGKHLMAPAISPKKSWEGLGGSLVFGTAAAVLSVTFLMDKPAWVGLPLGLMLVITGVLGDLVESQVKRDLGIKDMGTLLPGHGGIMDRIDAMLPSAVAGWIVLTLLA; encoded by the coding sequence ATGACCGAACAGCAGAAGGGTCCCGTGGCAGAGACGCCGGTCGACGAACCGCCCAAGAAGAAGTCGCGGGCGGGCCGCGACCTGCCCGCCGCCATCGGAGTCGGCGTCCTGCTCGGCGCCATGGCGATCGGCATCCTGCTCTTCTGGCCGATCGGATGGCTGCCCGTGCTGGCGGTCTTCATCCCGATTGCCACCCACGAGATGATTCGCCGGCTGCGCGAGGCCGGATACGACCTTCCGGCGGTTCCGTTGCTGCTCGGCGGCCAGGCGATGATCTGGTTGAGCTGGCCGTTCGGGCCGGCCGGGGTGCTCGGGGCGTACGGCGGGACGGTCGTCGTCTGCATGGTGTGGCGGCTGGTCGGGCACGGCCTGCGCCACCAACCGGTCAACTACCTGCGCGACATCGCCGCCGCGGTGCTGCTGTCGACGTGGGTGCCGTTGTTCGCCAGCTTCAGCGCGCTGCTGATCTTCCAGGACCACGGCGGCGGCAGGGTGTTCACGGTGATCGCGACCGTCGTGTTCGCCGACATCGGCGGCTATGTGGCCGGGGTGCTGTTCGGCAAGCATCTGATGGCGCCTGCGATCAGCCCGAAGAAGTCGTGGGAGGGCCTTGGCGGGTCGCTGGTGTTCGGCACCGCCGCCGCCGTGCTCTCGGTGACGTTCCTAATGGACAAGCCCGCCTGGGTGGGTCTGCCCCTCGGGCTCATGCTGGTGATCACCGGCGTGCTCGGCGACCTGGTCGAGTCGCAGGTCAAACGCGACCTCGGAATCAAGGATATGGGCACGTTGCTGCCCGGCCACGGCGGCATCATGGACCGCATCGACGCGATGCTGCCGTCGGCCGTGGCGGGTTGGATCGTCCTGACGCTGTTGGCGTGA
- the frr gene encoding ribosome recycling factor, translating into MIDETLFDAEEKMEKAVSVARDDLSSIRTGRANPGMFSRVNVDYYGSPTPITQLSSINVPEARMVVIKPYEAGQLRNIEDAIRNSDLGVNPTNDGNVIRVAIPQLTEERRRDLVKQAKAKGEDAKVAVRNIRRKAMEELHRIKKDGEAGEDEVSRAEKDLDKSTATYTHQIDELVKHKEGELLEV; encoded by the coding sequence GTGATCGACGAAACCCTCTTCGATGCCGAGGAGAAGATGGAGAAGGCGGTGTCGGTCGCGCGCGATGACCTGTCGTCGATCCGCACCGGCCGCGCCAATCCCGGCATGTTCTCGCGTGTCAACGTCGACTACTACGGATCGCCGACACCGATCACCCAGCTGTCGAGCATCAACGTGCCCGAGGCGCGGATGGTGGTGATCAAGCCCTATGAGGCGGGCCAGTTGCGCAACATCGAGGATGCGATCCGCAACTCCGACCTCGGCGTGAACCCGACCAACGACGGCAACGTCATCCGCGTGGCGATCCCGCAGCTGACCGAGGAGCGACGCCGCGACCTGGTCAAGCAGGCCAAGGCGAAGGGCGAGGACGCCAAGGTCGCGGTGCGCAACATCCGCCGCAAGGCGATGGAGGAACTGCACCGCATCAAAAAAGACGGTGAGGCAGGCGAGGACGAGGTGTCGCGCGCGGAGAAGGACCTCGACAAGTCCACCGCCACCTACACCCACCAGATCGACGAGCTGGTCAAGCACAAAGAAGGCGAGCTGCTGGAGGTCTAA
- the pyrH gene encoding uridylate kinase, with protein sequence MADPNVAGQAAPNSEVATGAAPDASKPDGAAAGSIRPMYTRVLLKLGGEMFGGGEVGLDPDVVHLVARQIAEVVRSGVQVAVVIGGGNFFRGAQLQQRGMERTRSDYMGMLGTVMNSLALQDFLEKEGIATRVQTAITMGQVAEPYIPLRAVRHLEKGRVVIFGAGMGLPYFSTDTTAAQRALEIGAEVVLMAKAVDGVFTADPRQHPDAELLTAISHREVIDRGLKVADATAFSLCMDNGMPILVFNLLTDGNIARAVAGEKIGTLVTT encoded by the coding sequence ATGGCGGATCCCAACGTCGCCGGTCAGGCAGCTCCGAACTCCGAAGTCGCCACCGGAGCGGCTCCGGATGCGAGCAAACCCGACGGAGCCGCCGCAGGTTCCATCCGTCCCATGTACACCCGCGTACTGCTCAAGCTGGGCGGCGAGATGTTCGGCGGTGGGGAAGTGGGCCTCGATCCCGACGTCGTCCACCTGGTGGCGCGCCAGATCGCCGAAGTGGTCCGCAGCGGCGTGCAGGTGGCCGTGGTCATCGGCGGCGGCAATTTCTTCCGCGGCGCACAACTGCAGCAGCGCGGCATGGAGCGCACCCGCAGCGACTACATGGGGATGCTCGGCACCGTCATGAACAGCCTGGCGCTGCAGGACTTCCTGGAGAAGGAAGGCATCGCGACCCGGGTGCAGACCGCCATCACGATGGGTCAGGTCGCCGAACCGTACATCCCGCTGCGCGCCGTGCGGCACCTCGAGAAGGGCCGCGTCGTCATCTTCGGAGCGGGCATGGGCCTGCCGTATTTCTCCACCGACACCACCGCCGCCCAGCGCGCGCTCGAGATCGGCGCCGAGGTGGTGCTGATGGCCAAGGCCGTCGACGGCGTCTTCACCGCCGACCCGCGCCAGCACCCCGACGCCGAACTGCTCACCGCGATCAGCCACCGCGAAGTCATCGACCGCGGCCTGAAGGTGGCCGACGCCACCGCGTTCAGCCTGTGTATGGACAACGGCATGCCGATCCTGGTGTTCAACCTGCTCACCGACGGCAATATCGCCCGGGCGGTCGCGGGTGAGAAGATCGGAACACTGGTCACCACCTGA
- a CDS encoding Thiopurine S-methyltransferase (TPMT) — translation MTEPTGELFENAYKGEMPEMSGGKPPWSIGEPQPELMPLIEEGRFHGDVLDAGCGEAALAIHLAERGYTTVGLDQSPTAIELARQEAAKRGLTDATFDVADISDFSGYDGRFGTIVDSTLFHSMPVDLRDGYQRSIVRAAAPGASYFVLVFDRAGMPNGPANPVTEDELRDVVSKYWTIDEIRPARIHGVFPDGFEEFFPALDIRDEPKGRKSVPAWLLSAHLPD, via the coding sequence ATGACCGAACCAACGGGTGAGCTGTTCGAGAACGCATACAAGGGCGAGATGCCCGAGATGAGCGGCGGCAAGCCGCCGTGGAGCATCGGTGAGCCGCAGCCGGAGCTCATGCCCCTGATAGAAGAGGGCAGATTTCACGGCGATGTGCTCGACGCGGGGTGCGGTGAGGCCGCGCTGGCGATCCACCTCGCCGAACGGGGCTATACCACGGTGGGTCTGGACCAGTCGCCCACCGCGATCGAACTGGCCAGACAGGAGGCCGCCAAGCGCGGGCTGACCGACGCGACCTTCGACGTCGCCGATATCAGCGACTTCTCGGGCTACGACGGCCGGTTCGGCACGATCGTCGACTCGACGCTGTTCCACTCGATGCCCGTGGACCTGCGCGACGGCTATCAGCGTTCGATCGTGCGGGCGGCGGCACCCGGCGCGTCCTACTTCGTGTTGGTGTTCGACAGGGCGGGCATGCCCAACGGTCCGGCCAACCCCGTCACCGAAGACGAGCTGCGCGACGTCGTCTCCAAGTACTGGACGATCGACGAGATCAGACCGGCGCGCATACACGGCGTCTTCCCGGACGGATTCGAGGAGTTCTTTCCGGCGCTCGACATCCGCGACGAGCCGAAAGGCCGCAAATCGGTGCCCGCCTGGCTGCTGAGCGCCCACCTGCCCGACTGA
- the ohrR_2 gene encoding transcriptional regulator — protein MWLIYVNMVDMNGPLEDQPLGLLLSRVAKALRSEVTTTVLEPLGVAFPQYLCMRILSQHEGRSNAELARDFNVSPQAMNMVLRGLEDRGFVSRPASVSSGRSLPAQLTREGRELLKRTDSGVRAAERKLMANLSQRQQRDFKQILAALGTD, from the coding sequence ATGTGGTTGATATATGTCAACATGGTTGACATGAATGGACCGCTCGAGGATCAGCCGCTGGGTTTGCTCCTGTCCCGGGTTGCCAAGGCGCTGCGCAGCGAGGTCACCACGACGGTGCTCGAACCGCTGGGCGTCGCGTTCCCCCAGTACCTGTGCATGCGGATCCTTTCCCAGCACGAGGGACGGTCCAATGCGGAACTGGCCCGCGACTTCAACGTCTCGCCGCAAGCGATGAACATGGTGCTGCGCGGCCTCGAGGACCGCGGGTTCGTCTCCCGCCCCGCGAGCGTGTCGTCGGGACGGTCGCTGCCCGCCCAGCTCACGCGCGAGGGCCGGGAGTTGTTGAAACGCACCGATTCCGGTGTGCGCGCGGCCGAGCGCAAGTTGATGGCGAATCTGAGTCAACGCCAGCAGCGGGACTTCAAGCAGATTCTGGCGGCGCTCGGTACCGACTGA